The following are encoded together in the Eleftheria terrae genome:
- a CDS encoding penicillin acylase family protein — MRVDSRARPAAGRTPPSARAGLVLASALAAIAASGPAHARPAGSNAVVELRRTTDGVPHVRATSWHGLGLGVGYAQAQDALCTLADGFLTYEGRRSAHFGPEARPPHDSMLGRPTNLELDIFFRGFADADMLARQRAAQPPALQQLVQGYAAGYNRYLREARGAAPGAAARSCLNEPWVREISADDVYRRFYAAQIGAGYARFIPQIVKARPAPVAATAVPRAAGERPVWLVPGVGRQAGLGSNALAFGRAATGEDGGVLLGNPHWYWGGPDRFYQMHLTLPGQLDVAGVAFLGVPVVMIGFNDQVAWSHTVSAARRFGLFDLTLDAADATRYQVDGVTAAMQARTVAVEVRGADGRLSTVTRTLYRSRQGPVVDLGAWHPALGWAGGHAVALRDANAENFRVFRNYLAWNQARSLEDFIAIQRREAALPWVNTLAIGRGDPRAWYADLGVVPATPDALRAACATPLSRGFAALDGVTPFLDGSRSACDWQHDAAAVQPGTLPAAALPTLLREDYVANMNDSYWLGNPQQPLEGFPAVLGGERQALSLRGRQGHRLAERLMRSAGGSSLRLSQALMRESLAARSHSAELFKDELLDAACGAPALAAACQVLRSWPGTAQAQDRGALLWDAFWEQLEKTVPPQQLWRVPFSAAAPLDTPRDPDGSDPRVAQALEAAQRSLADRGVALDAPVGQQRLVRSGGREVPLYGACQAGGYFAVACNYDGSWRMGPDSIGNTYLQGVRFGHHGVEAHTLLAHGQDEAAVDNGPGEAPVLRYARKDWLAFPFREEEIARDPGLTRLLLQP; from the coding sequence ATGCGAGTTGACAGCAGGGCAAGGCCGGCGGCCGGCCGGACCCCCCCTAGCGCCCGGGCCGGGCTCGTCCTGGCCAGCGCCCTGGCGGCCATCGCCGCCAGCGGGCCGGCGCACGCCCGGCCCGCCGGGTCCAACGCCGTCGTGGAGCTGCGCCGCACCACCGACGGTGTTCCCCATGTGCGGGCGACGTCCTGGCACGGCCTGGGCCTGGGGGTGGGCTATGCGCAGGCGCAGGATGCCCTGTGCACGCTGGCCGACGGCTTTCTCACCTACGAGGGCCGGCGCTCCGCCCACTTCGGGCCCGAGGCCCGGCCGCCGCACGACTCGATGCTTGGCCGGCCCACCAACCTGGAGCTGGACATCTTCTTCCGCGGCTTCGCCGACGCCGACATGCTCGCGCGCCAGCGCGCCGCCCAGCCGCCCGCCCTGCAGCAGCTGGTGCAGGGCTACGCGGCCGGCTACAACCGCTACCTGCGCGAGGCGCGTGGCGCTGCGCCCGGCGCGGCGGCCCGCAGCTGCCTGAACGAGCCGTGGGTGCGCGAGATCAGCGCCGACGATGTGTACCGGCGCTTCTACGCCGCACAGATCGGTGCCGGCTATGCGCGCTTCATTCCCCAGATCGTCAAGGCCCGGCCGGCGCCTGTCGCGGCGACCGCCGTCCCCCGGGCAGCCGGCGAGCGGCCCGTCTGGTTGGTGCCGGGCGTCGGCCGCCAGGCCGGCCTGGGCAGCAATGCGCTGGCCTTTGGCCGCGCCGCCACCGGCGAGGACGGCGGTGTGCTGCTGGGCAACCCGCACTGGTACTGGGGCGGGCCCGACCGCTTCTACCAGATGCACCTGACGCTGCCGGGCCAGCTCGATGTGGCCGGCGTGGCCTTCCTCGGCGTGCCGGTGGTCATGATCGGCTTCAACGACCAGGTGGCGTGGAGCCACACCGTCTCGGCCGCCCGCCGCTTCGGCCTGTTCGACCTCACGCTCGATGCCGCCGATGCCACCCGCTACCAGGTGGACGGCGTGACCGCAGCCATGCAGGCCCGCACGGTCGCGGTGGAGGTGCGGGGCGCCGACGGCCGGCTGTCCACCGTCACGCGCACCCTCTACCGCAGCCGCCAGGGGCCGGTGGTCGACCTCGGCGCCTGGCATCCGGCGCTGGGCTGGGCGGGCGGGCATGCGGTGGCGCTGCGCGACGCCAATGCCGAGAACTTCCGCGTCTTCCGCAACTACCTGGCCTGGAACCAGGCCCGCTCGCTGGAGGACTTCATCGCCATCCAGCGGCGTGAGGCGGCGCTGCCCTGGGTCAACACCCTCGCCATCGGCCGCGGCGACCCGCGCGCCTGGTATGCCGACCTCGGTGTGGTGCCGGCGACGCCGGACGCCTTGCGCGCCGCCTGCGCCACCCCGCTGTCGCGCGGCTTCGCCGCTCTCGACGGCGTCACCCCCTTCCTCGACGGCAGCCGCAGTGCCTGCGACTGGCAACATGACGCGGCCGCGGTGCAACCCGGCACCCTCCCGGCCGCCGCCCTGCCGACGCTGCTGCGCGAGGACTATGTGGCCAACATGAACGACAGCTACTGGCTCGGCAACCCGCAGCAGCCGCTGGAGGGCTTCCCGGCGGTGCTCGGCGGCGAGCGCCAGGCCCTGTCGCTGCGCGGCCGCCAGGGCCACCGGCTGGCCGAACGGCTGATGCGCTCGGCCGGTGGCTCGTCGCTGCGGCTCAGCCAGGCGCTGATGCGCGAGTCGCTGGCGGCCCGCTCGCATTCAGCCGAGCTGTTCAAGGACGAGCTGCTCGACGCCGCCTGCGGTGCACCCGCGCTCGCCGCCGCGTGCCAGGTGCTGCGCAGCTGGCCCGGCACGGCACAGGCGCAGGACCGCGGTGCGCTGCTGTGGGACGCCTTCTGGGAGCAGCTCGAGAAGACGGTGCCGCCGCAGCAGCTCTGGCGGGTGCCGTTCTCGGCCGCTGCGCCGCTGGACACGCCGCGCGACCCGGATGGCAGCGATCCCCGTGTCGCGCAGGCGCTGGAGGCCGCGCAGCGGTCCCTGGCCGACCGCGGCGTGGCGCTTGATGCCCCGGTCGGCCAGCAGCGCCTGGTGCGCAGCGGCGGCCGCGAGGTGCCGCTCTACGGCGCCTGCCAGGCGGGCGGCTATTTCGCGGTGGCCTGCAACTACGACGGCAGCTGGCGCATGGGGCCCGACTCCATCGGCAACACCTACCTGCAGGGGGTGCGCTTCGGCCACCACGGCGTCGAGGCCCACACCCTGCTGGCCCACGGCCAGGACGAGGCCGCGGTGGACAACGGCCCCGGCGAGGCCCCGGTGCTGCGCTATGCACGCAAGGACTGGCTGGCCTTCCCGTTCCGCGAGGAGGAGATCGCCCGCGACCCGGGCCTCACCCGCCTGCTGCTGCAGCCGTGA